The proteins below come from a single Molothrus ater isolate BHLD 08-10-18 breed brown headed cowbird chromosome 3, BPBGC_Mater_1.1, whole genome shotgun sequence genomic window:
- the GTF2H5 gene encoding general transcription factor IIH subunit 5, with translation MVNVLKGVLVECDPAMKQFLLYLDESNALGKKFIIQDLDETHVFVLAELVNFLQERVGELMDQNSFPITQK, from the exons ATGGTGAATGTTCTGAAAGGTGTTCTGGTTGAGTG TGACCCTGCAATGAAGCAGTTTCTACTCTACTTGGATGAGTCAAATGCTTTGGGAAAGAAGTTCATCATACAAGACCTGGATGAAACTCATGTCTTTGTGTTAGCTGAGTTGGTCAACTTCCTCCAGGAGAGAGTGGGCGAGCTAATGGACCAGAACTCGTTTCCTATTACTCAGAAGTGA